A region of the Thermoplasmata archaeon genome:
TTGCAGGCATAGCCTCTTTTTACAATGATGCAAATGGAATAATTTTCGTACTTTTTTCAATAGCTATCGCGGCTGCAGAATCGGTAGTCGGATTTGCGATACTTGTTGCTTTAAGACGAAAAACCTCTGGAATCAGTCTTAGCTCTTTGAAAGATTTAAGGTGGTAACATGAATAATATAGAGATCTTTGGATTCTTAATATTTCTAATACCCATGATAGCATTTCCAATAACGTTACTTGCTGGGAAATTAAAGAAAAGTGTGGCAGGAATAATAGCTACTTCTTCCATATTCCTATCTTTCTTGCTGGCACTGTTCATATTTATCACTGACGGACATAACATACAGCTTAACCCTGTTATTGTAACGTTTCCATGGTTCTTCAATTTTACGTTTGGTATATATTTGGATTCATTAGCTTTGGTAATGGTCTTAATGGTTTCTGGAGTATCGTTTTTAATACANNNNNNNNNNNNNNNNNNNNNNNNNNNNNNNNNNNNNNNNNNNNNNNNNNNNNNNNNNNNNNNNNNNNNNNNNNNNNNNNNNNNNNNNNNNNNNNNNGGCATAACATACAGCTTAACCCTGTTATTGTAACGTTTCCATGGTTCTTCAATTTTACGTTTGGTATATATTTGGATTCATTAGCTTTGGTAATGGTCTTAATGGTTTCTGGAGTATCGTTTTTAATACATCTTTTTGCGATCGGTTACATGGGAAAAGATCCTGCTAGAAACGTATATTTTGCCGAAACTGCATTGTTTACATCTGGAATGCTTGGGCTTGTGCTCACTTCTAACATGCTTTTGTTTTTTATATTCTGGGAACTTGTGGGTGTGTGTTCATATCTATTGATCGGGTTCTGGTGGTATAAACCTAATGCGGCTGCGGCGGCTAAGAAGGCATTTATAGTGACCAGAGTGGGAGATGTGTTGTTCTTATTTGGTATTGCTGTATTATACTATTCAATGGTAAATATTGGAATAACCGATCCTCTATCCATCCCTATATTTTTGCAAAATATATCAAAAATCAGTTCCACCAACTTGACACTCATAGGTATACTGTTCCTGGGTGGAGCAATGGGCAAATCTGCTCAGTTCCCGTTGCATGTGTGGATTCCTGATGCGATGGAAGGGCCTGCAACAGTGTCTGCGTTGATACATGCTGCCACGATGGTAACTGCAGGAATATATCTCGTTGCAAGAGTGTTTCCAATATACTTAGATTCGACCACTGCATTGATGGCAGTGCTCTTTGTGGGTGCATTCACTGCATTTTATGCAGGAACGCTTGGGCTTGTTGTTAATGATATAAAGAGAGTTCTGGCGTATTCAACAATCAGCCAATTAGGGTACATGCTTGCTGCTCTGGGTATAGGATTAGTTATCGGCCAGGCTGCAATTTCTGCGAGCATATATCACCTGATTGTTCACTCGTTTTTAAAAGCATTGTTATTCCTGTCAGCCGGTGCGATACTATTCGCATTGTTAGATACTAGGGATATTAGGAAGATGGGCGGATTATGGAGAAAGATGCCAATTACAATAACCATGATGTTCATAGGAGCATTAACACTGGTAGGATTTCCGTTAACTGCAGGATTTTTCAGCAAGGATGAGATAATATCTTTAGCGTATGTATTTTACCAAGCTAACGGGGACATATTACCATGGTT
Encoded here:
- the nuoK gene encoding NADH-quinone oxidoreductase subunit NuoK gives rise to the protein MTPIPLLYVLSISLALFSVGLYGLLTVKGGIKLLISIEILINAANLNIAGIASFYNDANGIIFVLFSIAIAAAESVVGFAILVALRRKTSGISLSSLKDLRW
- the nuoL gene encoding NADH-quinone oxidoreductase subunit L gives rise to the protein HNIQLNPVIVTFPWFFNFTFGIYLDSLALVMVLMVSGVSFLIHLFAIGYMGKDPARNVYFAETALFTSGMLGLVLTSNMLLFFIFWELVGVCSYLLIGFWWYKPNAAAAAKKAFIVTRVGDVLFLFGIAVLYYSMVNIGITDPLSIPIFLQNISKISSTNLTLIGILFLGGAMGKSAQFPLHVWIPDAMEGPATVSALIHAATMVTAGIYLVARVFPIYLDSTTALMAVLFVGAFTAFYAGTLGLVVNDIKRVLAYSTISQLGYMLAALGIGLVIGQAAISASIYHLIVHSFLKALLFLSAGAILFALLDTRDIRKMGGLWRKMPITITMMFIGALTLVGFPLTAGFFSKDEIISLAYVFYQANGDILPWLFLVLGAFLTTLYTFRMFFLVALGKPKTYAAEHAKDPPWIMIIPLVVLAALSLVFGIWQDPFYSYVSGIPSDHVNLLIEYTPTILMFAGLGIAYVFYGNRKLDASKVAAGSGPFYTLLKSKYYLDYIFTNLIAERIVVFVSMITYLFDKYIIDGIVNGAAKLVYVTGRISRKLQTGVIQNYTAFLIIGAILLLIILRIWGVWL
- a CDS encoding NADH-quinone oxidoreductase subunit L, whose translation is MNNIEIFGFLIFLIPMIAFPITLLAGKLKKSVAGIIATSSIFLSFLLALFIFITDGHNIQLNPVIVTFPWFFNFTFGIYLDSLALVMVLMVSGVSFLI